In Alteromonas sp. RKMC-009, the genomic stretch TCAACACCGAAATGAGAAAATTTGAAAACAGGGAATTCTGCGAAGGCGGAGTTATCAGCGGGCGCATCAGTGATGCACGTAAGCCTCATGACTTCGTCCTTGATGATCTTCCTGACATTGCCGGGCACCCTGCCCGTGAACTTGTTTAACCCTTCAAGCAAGCGGTTATCCTGCTCGTAAGGGATCAAAGCCCGTATCAATGGTTGATATTGTTTTATTATTTGTTGTTCTGTCGAGGCTGACATGATCTCAGCACATAGTATTAGTTAGCGCTTCACTAATATATAGGATATGTAAAGATGGTCAAGAATTAATCTCAGTGATTGGACTTCTTAGAATTTATGGTCTACGGGCTGTAAAATTGAGGGTGAAAAAGCAGTAAATGCGGACAGAAAAAAAGCCGCTGATGCGGCTTTTTAAAATTAGTTTACGGCGCTGTCTACCCTTTCCCGTAATTCTTTACCGGGCTTAAAGTGAGGGACGTATTTACCGTCCAGCTTCACAGTATCACCTGTCTTGGGATTACGCCCGACACGTGGTGCACGGTAGTGAAGAGAAAAGCTACCAAAACCCCGGATTTCAATACGTTCACCCTTTTGAAGGGTTTGCGCCATCTGTTCCAGGATTTCCTTTATCGCCAGCTCAAGATCTTTTGCCGGGATATGTCGCGCCTGATCCGCGAGCCGTTCAATTAGTTCCGACTTGGTCATTTAAAACCTCTCTCGTAAAAACGTTATTTTACAGCTACTACGGAACGGGTGTGGGTTTAGCACACCCGTATTTGCATTATTCGCCTTTAGCAGCTTTAAATGCTTCTGCCATCGCGTTAGCGAAGCCAGCGTCTTCCTGCTGGTTAACTTTGTCGATAGCTTCTTTTTCGTCAGCCTGATCTTTCGCTTTAACAGACAGGTTAACAGTGCGATTCTTACGGTCTACGCCCATAAATTTCGCTTCGATGCTTTCGCCAACGTTAACAACTTCAGAAGCGTCTTCTACGCGGTCACGTGACAAGTCAGCAACGCGGATGTAGCCTTCAACTTCTTCAGCCAGGTTAACAGTAACGCCTTTTGCGTCAACAGCAGTAACTGTACCGTTAACGATAGCACCTTTCTTGTTATCTGTCAGATACTTGTTGAAAGGATCTTCTTCGATTTGCTTAACGCCAAGAGAGATACGCTCACGCTCAGGGTCGACTTGCAGAACAACGGCAGAGATTTCGTCACCTTTTTTGTAGTCACGAACTGCGTCTTCGCCAGTTTTGTTCCAGCTGATGTCAGACAGGTGAACCAGACCGTCGATGCCACCGTCAAGGCCGATGAAGATACCGAAGTCAGTGATTGACTTGATCTTACCAGATACTTTGTCGCCTTTTTCGTGTGACTTCGCGAACTCTTCCCAAGGATTAGCAATGCACTGCTTCAGACCCAGAGAAATACGACGACGTTCTTCGTCGATTTCCAGAACCATAACTTCAACAGTGTCACCTAAGCTAACAACTTTAGATGGGTGGATGTTCTTGTTAGTCCAGTCCATTTCAGAAACGTGTACCAGACCTTCAACGCCGTCTTCGATTTCAACGAAGCAACCGTAGTCTGTCAGGTTAGTTACCTGACCAGAGATCTTAGTACCTTCAGGGTAACGCTGGGAAATGTCATGCCATGGATCGTTGCCCATTTGCTTCATGCCCAGAGAAACACGCTGCTTGTCTTTGTCGAACTTCAGAACTTTAACGTTGATTTCGTCACCAACATTAACGATTTCGCTTGGGTGCTTAACGCGCTTCCAGGCCATATCAGTGATGTGCAGAAGACCGTCTACGCCACCCAGATCAACGAACGCACCGTAATCAGTCAGGTTCTTAACGATACCCTTGATTTCGTGGCCTTCTTCCAGGTTAGCCAGCAGAGTTTCACGTTCTGCACTGCTTTCGGCTTCGATAACCGCACGACGTGAAACAACAACGTTGTTACGCTTAGCATCCAGCTTGATTACTTTAAACTCAAGCTCTTTGCCTTCCAGGTGCGTAGTGTCGCGTACTGGACGTACGTCAACCAGAGAACCTGGCAGGAACGCGCGTACACTGTTAACTTCAACAGTGAAACCGCCTTTAACTTTACCGTTGATAACGCCTTTGATAGTGACTTTATCTTCGTAAGCTTTTTCCAGCTCAACCCATGCTTCGTGGCGCTTAGCTTTTTCACGTGACAGGATAGTTTCACCGAAACCATCTTCAACAGCGTCAAGTGCTACGTCTACAGAGTCGCCAACAGCGATTTCTAATTCGCCTTCAGCATTTTTGAATTGATCAGCTGGGATAGCACTTTCTGATTTCAAGCCTGCATCAACAAGAACGATGTCTTTGTCGATAGAAACAACGGTACCTTTTACAATTGAACCAGGGCGTGTTTCCAGTTCTTGTAAGCTTTCTTCAAAAAGTTGTGCAAAATTTTCAGTCATAAGTTCAGTAAATTTTAAAAGTTGACATCCACATTACAGTCCGGCTAACGTGGGGTTGCTAACAAAAGTCGTCACGTCCTGTGTCGACATATCAAAATAATGGAACGAAAAAAGAGGCTGCGCTTAAATCAGCGAACCTTCGATCTCACAACTTCCATCGCTTTTTCAAACACCTGCGTAATATCCAGGTGAGTAGAATCTATTACTACCGCATCTTCAGCCGGTACCAGAGGGGCAACTGCCCGCTGCGTATCACGTTCATCACGTGCTTTGATATCGGTTAAAAGGCGCGCAATATTAACATCCATGCCCTTCTCTTTCAACTGGGCATATCGCCGTTCAGCTCTGGCTTCAGCGCTGGCTGTTAAAAACAGTTTTACAACCGCATCAGGAAACACCACCGTGCCCATGTCGCGGCCGTCAGCAACCAGGCCGGGCGCCTGCTGAAAGGCTCGCTGGCGACGCAATAATGCTTCACGGACCCTGGGTAACGCGGCTACCTGTGAGGCTACAGCGCCTACCTGTTCAGTGCGGATGTCATCAGTCACATCTTCGCCTTCCAGAATAATGCGGTTAGCTTCGCCGTTTGTTTCAAAGCTGACATCCAGACCAGTTGCCAGCGGCACAACAGAGGCTTCATCATCCACGGGTAAATCGTGGTGTAATGCTGCAACAGCCAGGACGCGGTATATTGCGCCACTATCCAGAAAATGCCATTGAAGTTCTTTTGCAAGTAAACTGCTCAGGGTTCCTTTACCAGCTCCACTTGGTCCGTCAACCGTGACGACGGGGATCAGTTGCATACCTGCTCCACTTGTTAAAAGGTTATTAAATCGCGCGCAATTATACGCACCTTGGCATGATAAGCAATGCTGCCTGTAAGAACAGGCAGCATTGTTTTCACTTAGAAAGCTGTCATTTTCCTGACAGTTAGCGACAAATTAGTGACAGATTGTCGCGAAACGGGTGAAGTAGTCCGGGAAGGTTTTGGCTGTACAGCGTGGATCGTTAATAGTGACAGGCGTATCGCTAAGTGCGATAAGGGAGAAGCACATTGCTACACGGTGATCATTATACGTATCGATTTCAGCATGCTTCAGTGATTTCAAAGGTTGCACGGTGATGTAATCGTGTCCTTCGTCCACTTCGGCGCCCAATTTGCGTAACTCGGTAGCCATTGCATGCAGGCGATCCGTTTCTTTAACCCGCCAGTTGTAGATATTCCGGATAGACGTCGGCCCTTCAGCAAACAGCGCCGTGGTAGCAATAGTCATGGCCGCATCAGGAATATGATTCATATCCATATCCACACCTTTTAACGGTGCACCGGTAACGGTCACTGACTCATCCGCCCATTCAACTTTCGCACCCATCGCTTCAAGTACATCAGCAAAACGTACGTCACCCTGAATACTTTTACTACCGATGCCGGTAACCTTCACCGTGCCGCCTTTAATTGCAGCAGCAGCCAGGAAGTAAGAGGCCGAAGACGCATCACCTTCAACCATGAAACGACCCGGAGAAGTGTAAGTTTGATTTCCCCTAACCTCGAAGCTGGCGTAATCATTGTTGGTGACGACAATACCGAATTTGGCCATGGTATCCAGCGTAATATCGATATAGGGTTTAGAAACCAGCTCACCCTTGATTTTTATCAGCGTATCAGAAGCGAATAACGGCGCAGCCATTAATATTGCGGTCAGGAACTGACTGGATACGCTCCCATCCACGTTAACTTCTTTTGCCGACAACGGTTTACCGGCAATTTTAAGCGGCGGATAACCGGCATTTTTAAGATAGGTGACATCAGCACCGGCTTCCAGCAAGGCATCAACCAGATCGCCGATTGGACGCTCTTCCATACGTGGTTCGCCGGTCAGTGTAACCAGCACATCACTGGCAGCAAGGACAGCACACAACGGGCGCATTGCCGTTCCTGCATTGCCAAGAAATAATTCGGTTTCACCGGCAACGTTGAATTTTCCGCCAATACCGGTAACCGTACATTCAGTTTTATCTTCACTCAGCGTGTAAGTCACACCCAGCTTTTCAAGGGCTACCAGCATGTGGCGGATATCATCACTGTCCAGCAAATTGGTCAGTGTTGTCTCACCTTTTGCCAGCGCTGCAAGTAACAGAGCACGGTTAGATAAACTCTTAGATCCCGGTACGTTGACTTCTCCGTCTACACGGGAAATTGGTTGTAATGTTAACTGCTCCACTGACTCACCCGTTTTGCTTTTCAAATTGCTGCATAAATTCAACCAGTGCCACAACACCTTCAACCGGCATTGCATTGTAGATACTGGCGCGCATCCCGCCCACAGAGCGGTGCCCTTTCAACGCTTTCAGTCCGGCAGCTTCAGCCTGTTCTAAAAATGCCTGATTCAAGCCGTCATCTGCCAGATGAAAAGGCACATTCATTTTAGAACGGTTGTCAGGATGCACCGGGTTTGAGTAGAAATCACTGTTATCGATAGCACTGTACAGTAACGCCGCTTTCTCATCGTTGCGTTTTTGCATGGCGCTCAGGCCACCATTGTTCTTCAGCCATTTGAACACGAGACCCGCCAGATACCATGAGAAAGTGGGCGGAGTGTTATACATTGAATCGTGATTAGCCATCAATTCAAAATCGAAAATGGACGGGGTTTCTTTACGCGCTTTACCGATAAGGTCGTCACGAACAATTAATACCGATAAACCGGAAGGACCGATATTTTTCTGTGCGCCGGCATAAATGATGCCGTGTGCCGCCACATCCAGTGGTTGCGACAAAATACAAGAAGACATATCAGATACCAGCGGTACCTTACCAGCCTCTGGTAACCAGTCAAAAGCAATACCATCAACGGTTTCATTAGGGCAAAAATGCAGGTAAGCCGCATTCTGGTCAACATCGCCGGCATTGACTCTTGCGACTGATTTCAGTCCGTCAATGTCAATGGTTTCACCAATCACTTTGGCATTATTGTATTTAGATGCCTCAGCAACGGCCCCTTTCGACCAGGAGCCGGTAACCATGTGCAAAGATATGTCACCGGTTTGAGAGATGTTCAGCGGCACAGAAGCAAACTGTCCGCGGCCACCACCATGGGCAAAAAGCACTTTGTAATTGTCCGGTACGGCCAGTAAGTCGCGCAGGTCCTGCTCTGCTGTAGCGGCAACTTCAATAAAATCTTTGCCACGATGGCTGACTTCCATGACAGAGCAGCCTGAATCACGCCAGTTCAGAAATTCCGCCTGTGCCTGCTGCATGACCTCTGCAGGTAACATTGCAGGTCCTGCACTGAAGTTAAATACATTACTCATAGATTATTTCAACACCTGTAAACACAACAAGCGGCAAAAGCCGCTTGTTGAATAAGAGTTAAAACGCGCTGCAGTTAACAGCGCGCCGGCTTATTCTTCTGTCGTTGGCTTATCGCTGTCTGAGACAGCGGCATCATTGTTAGCAGATACTTCTTCAGCGGTGTTTTCCCCGCCTTCTTCCAGTTCAAGTTCTTCGTCGATCACTTCTTCGATACGTTGAAGACCTACTACTTTCTCATCATCAGCAGTTCTGATAAGACGTACACCCTGGGTGTTACGGCCAACCGTAGACACTTCACCGACACGGGTACGTACAAGTGTGCCCATGTTGCTGATAAGCATGATTTCATCGGTTTCATCAACCTGTACAGCGCCGACAACTTTACCGTTACGTTCTGACACTTTGATAGACACCACGCCCTGAGTCGCACGACTCTTAGCCGGGTAATCTTCAAGCGGCGTACGTTTACCATAACCATTTTCAGTCGCAGTAAGGATGGCGCCGTCACCACGGGGAACAATCAGAGATACTACACGCTGACCTTCCTGCAGTTTAATACCGCGAACACCCGTTGCTGTTCTGCCCATAGGACGCAGAGCCTGCAACTCTTCGCCGGTTTCCGGATCACGTTTCACTTCACCTGTTTCTGAGTCGCGCAGTTTTTCGTTAAAACGAACCACTTTACCTTCGTCAGAGAACAGCATGATGTCGTCATCACCGTGGGTGATTGATACGCCAATCAGTTCATCGCCTTCATTAAGGTTGACGGCAATAATACCACTGGAGCGCGGTCTGGAGTACAGACTCAAATCAGTCTTTTTCACCGTACCGTTGGCTGTCGCCATGAGTACAAACTTGCCTTCTTCAAATTCTTTGATAGGTAGAATGGCAGTGATCCGCTCATCATTTTCCAGCGGCAGAATATTCACAATAGGTTTACCACGGGCGTTCCGGCTGGCAAATGGTAACTGATAAACCTTCAACCAGTACAGACGGCCACGGGTAGAGAAACACAGGATGTGGTCATGGGTATTCGCAACCAGCAGACGCTCAATGAAATCTTCATCTTTCATCTTCGTCGCTGACTTACCTTTACCACCACGGCGCTGTGCTTCATATTCAGTCAGTTTCTGATATTTCACATAGCCTTCGCGGGACAGCGTCACAACAACGTCTTCCTGCTCAATCAAATCTTCAATATCAATGTCATGACTTGCAGCCGTGATTTCTGTGCGACGTTCATCACCAAATTCATCACGCACTTTTTCGAGCTCTTCGCGAATCACTTCCATCAGACGCTCAGGGCTACGCAGAATGTGCAGTAACTCAGCGATGATGGCCAGTAGCTCTTTGTACTCATCAAGGATCTTTTCGTGCTCAAGACCTGTCAGTTTATGAAGACGCAGATCAAGGATGGCCTGTGCCTGTTGTTCTGTCAGGTAGTACTTGCCGTCACGGATACCAAATTCCGGCGTCAGCCAGTCCGGACGGGCTGCATCATCACCGGCACGCTCAAGCATGTCAGCAACATCACCCAGGTTCCAGCCCTGAGCAACCAAAGCTTTCTTAGCTTCAGAAGGACTCGGCGAAGCTTTAATAAGCTCAATGATAGGATCGATGTTGGTCAGTGCAATGGCAAGACCTTCAAGGATATGGGCACGGTCCCGCGCTTTACGCAGTTCGTATACCGTACGGCGGGTAACCACTTCACGACGGTGAAGGATAAACGCCTCTAGCATTTCCTTGAGGTTAAATACTTTAGGCTGACCGTTATCCAGTGCCACCATATTAATACCGAATACTGTTTGTAGCTGGGTATTGGCATACAGGTGGTTAAGCAGTACTTCCGCCGACTCGTTGCGTTTTACTTCAACAACAATGCGCATACCGTCTTTGTCAGACTCATCACGCAGGGCAGAAATACCTTCGATACGTTTTTCTTTTACCAGTTCAGCGATCTTTTCAATCAGGCGGGCTTTGTTTACCTGATAAGGGATCTCGTTAACAATAATGGTTTCTTTACCATTACTGTCAGTTTCGATTTCCGCCTTGGCACGCAGATAGATTTTGCCACGACCGGTACGGTAAGCATCATCAATACCCTTACGTCCACTGATCATCGCCGCAGTAGGGAAATCCGGACCCGGAATATACTGCATCAGCTCTTCAACGGTAACGGCAGGATTCTCTATCATTGCGATACAGCCGTTAACCACTTCAGTGAGGTTGTGGGGCGGAATGTTTGTTGCCATACCAACGGCAATACCGGAAGAGCCGTTTACCAGCAGGTTCGGCACCTTAGTAGGTAGAACCTCAGGGATTTGCTCTGTACCGTCATAGTTAGGTACAAAATCTACGGTTTCTTTATCAAGATCCGCCAGTAACTCATGGGCAATTTTTGCCATACGTACTTCGGTATAACGCATGGCCGCGGCAGAGTCGCCGTCTACAGAACCGAAGTTACCCTGCCCGTCTACCAGCATGTAGCGCAAAGAGAATGGCTGTGCCATACGTACGATGGTGTCGTATACCGCACTGTCACCATGAGGGTGATATTTACCGATAACATCACCCACCACACGGGCCGATTTCTTATACGGTTTATTGAAGTCGTTTTTGAGTTCGTTCATCGCGAAGAGTACGCGGCGGTGAACCGGCTTGAGGCCGTCCCTTACGTCAGGCAATGCGCGCCCGACAATAACGCTCATCGCATAATCAAGGTAGGAGTTTTTAAGCTCTTCCTCGATATTTATGGGGAGAATTTCTTTAGCGTTATCAGTCATAAACTGCTATGTCCCTTGATTCAAGTTCAAGCGTATCCAATGTCACGCACTTTTAAATGCAGCTAAGAACAGCGCTTTCTTATTATGGGTTTTACAAGTAATCATTGAGTGTATCACCGGATGACAGATTTATGTAGCGCTTAATACCCGCAAATGGGGCTGTTATTACCAACCGATTACTTTTCACGCAATTAATCCACTTTAATACACAAATCGTCCCTTTTACTGCTTTGATCATGTATCGTATTTATCAAAATCAATCTCCTCTATCTGATAATACGAGCACCAGTATGTCGAATGTCGATGAACAAGAAATTGCCAAATTCAGTGAACTGGCCTCCCGTTGGTGGGATACCGAAAGTGAATTCAAACCTCTGCATTTAATTAATCCGTTAAGGCTTGATTTTGTACAGCAGCACTGTGATGGTCTGTTTGAAAAGAAAGTGTTGGATATTGGTTGTGGCGGCGGCATTCTTGCAGAATCCATGGCTAAACTGGGTGCTGATGTGACCGGTATTGATTTGGCGTCTGCTTCTTTAGAGGTTGCTAAACTTCATGGTCTCGAATCCGGTGTAAAAGTTGATTATCAGTGTGTTTCTGCAGAAGCCTTTGCAGAACAAAGACCCGGAGAGTTTGATGTGGTGACCTGTATGGAAATGCTCGAGCACGTTCCTGATCCGGCATCGATCATCGCAGCCTGCGCCAGGCTGGTTAAGCCAAGTGGTCATGTATTTCTGTCTACTTTAAACAGAAATGTGAAATCCTGGCTGATGGGCATCGTTGGCGCCGAGTATATCCTCAAGCTGGTACCAAAAGGTACACATCAGCATGCCCGTTTTATTAAGCCTTCAGAATTAATGGCAATGACCGATAAGGTTGATCTGTTTGCCAGAAACACCACAGGTCTGCATATGGATCCGCTAAGCCGCCAGTTCTACTTATCGGACAAAAACATCGATGTTAACTACATCGTCCATACGCAAAAAAGCCTGTAGAAAACACTATATATAGTATTTAAGAATAAATATTACGCTATATGTCGTATTTGTAACCAACCCGCTTTAAGCGATTAAAACTTTTTAACCGGCGATCAAAAAAAGTAAAAAATGGTTGCATCTGTCTGATTTGGCTTAGTCATGCCGCTCATAGGTGAGTTACCACTAACCTTTTTCAGGGACCGTTTTGATCGCTGGATAAACCACCAGATATTGGGTTGCAAAACCACGCAAACCTCACTATCTTGTGTCTTGTCCGACGGGTGTTTTAGAACAATAAAGTAGTAAAAAAACACGGGATCCCGCCAGGCAGTAAGGGATCTCTGCTGGATCAAGCTTTCAAGGCTTAGCAAATTCAATTTTATAAAGATGAAAAGGGTGCCAACTCTTGCTTCATGCGCTAACAAACTAACGGCCAGTACAAATGAACAACAACTTGTATGTCACTAAACGCAATGGCGAAAAAGAAGTCATTGAGTTAGATAAGATCCATAAAGTGATCACGTGGGCAGCAGAAGGGTTAAATAACGTTTCTGTTTCTCAGGTAGAAATCAAAGCTCAGATCCAATTTTACGATGGTATCAAGACCGGCGAAATCCACGAGACATTGATCAAGTCTGCAGCCGATCTTATTTCAACAGATGCGCCTGATTATCAGTATCTTGCAGCCCGTCTGGCTATCTTCCACCTGCGTAAAAAAGCATATGGTCAGTTTGAGCCGCCTAAATTGTTTGATCATGTTAAAAAGATGGTTGAACAGGGTAAGTATGACGAGCACCTGTTGTCTGACTACACGCAAGCTGAATTTGAGGCGATGGATGATTTCATCGATCACTGGCGTGATATGACCTTCAGTTATGCTGCTGTTAAGCAGCTTGAAGGTAAGTATCTGGTACAAAACCGTGTTACCGGCGACATCTATGAAAGTGCCCAGTTCCTGTATGTTCTGGTAGCAGCCTGCCTGTTTGCTGACTACCCGAAAGAAACCCGTCTTGACTATGTTCGTCGTTTTTACGATGCAACATCGACTTTCAAGATTTCTCTGCCTACACCGATTATGTCCGGTGTGCGTACCCCTACCCGTCAGTTCAGTTCATGCGTACTGATTGAAACCGGTGATAGTCTGGATTCTATCAACGCCACCGCCAGCGCCATCGTAAAATACGTGAGTCAGCGTGCCGGTATTGGTGTAAACGCTGGTCGCATTCGTGCACTGGGTAGTCCAATCCGTGGTGGTGAAGCTTTCCACACCGGTTGTATTCCTTTCTACAAGTACTTCCAGACTGCAGTAAAAAGCTGCTCTCAGGGCGGTGTTCGTGGTGGTGCAGCGACGTTGTTCTACCCGCTGTGGCACATGGAAGTTGAATCACTGCTGGTATTGAAAAATAACCGTGGTGTTGAAGAAAACCGCGTACGTCATCTCGACTACGGCGTGCAATTCAACAAGCTGATGTATCAGCGTATGATGAAAGACGGCTACATCACACTGTTCAGCCCGTCTGATGTACCCGGTCTGTACGATGCTTTCTTTGCTGATCAGAACAAGTTCGAAGAGCTGTATGTGAAATACGAACAGGATGACTCCATTCGTAAGAAGCAAATTAAAGCTATGGAACTGTTCAGTCTGTTTATGCAGGAACGTGCTTCAACCGGCCGCATCTACCTGCAAAACGTTGACCACTGTAATACTCACAGCCCGTTTGACCCGGCTGTCGCTCCTGTCCGTCAGAGCAACCTGTGTCTTGAAATCGCGCTGCCGACCAAGCCGCTGGAGCACGTAAACGACGAAAATGGCGAAATTGCACTGTGTACGCTGTCAGCATTTAACTTAGGCGCGATCAAATCTCTGGATGAATTTGAAGAATTATCCGACCTGGCTGTGCGTGCACTGGACAGCCTGCTGGATTATCAGGATTACCCGGTTCCGGCGGCATACCATGCCACTATGAATCGTCGTACGCTGGGTATAGGTGTTATCAACTTCGCTTATTATCTTGCGAAGAATGGCGTTAAGTATTCTGACTTCAGCGCAAACCCGCTTATTCACCGTACGTTTGAAGCGATGCAGTACCATTTATTAAAAGCGTCTGTGAATCTGGCAAAAGAGAAAGGTGCGTGTCCTAAATTTAATGAGACCACCTACTCTAAAGGTATTCTGCCTATCGATACCTACAAAAAAGATTTGGACGCCATTTGTAACGAACCTTTACACATGGACTGGGAAGGCCTGCGCGCTGAAATGATGGAGCACGGGCTACGTAATTCTACGCTGTCTGCACTGATGCCGTCTGAAACGTCTTCGCAGATTTCCAATGCAACCAATGGTATCGAGCCGCCCCGTGGTCATATCAGCATTAAATCAAGTAAAGATGGTGTACTGAAGCAAGTTGTCCCTGAATATGAAAATCTTAAAGATGCCTATGAACTGCTGTGGGATATTCCGTCCAATGACGGTTACCTGCAACTGGTTGGCATTATGCAGAAATTCGTTGACCAGACTATTTCTGCTAACACCAGTTACGATCCGGGCAAATATGAAAGCGGTAAGGTACCGATGAAGTTGCTGCTCAAAGATCTGCTGACCTCATACAAGCTGGGTGTGAAGACACTGTATTATCATAACACCCGTGACGGTAACACCGACACCAGCTCTATGGAAGTCAAACAAGGCCAGGCGAAACCTCAACCACAAGCGCAAACCGCTGTGATTGAAGAAGACGACGACTGTGCCGGCGGTGCATGTAAAATTTAACGATAAACCAGGGCTTGCCCTGGTTTCTTCCGTTTTTAACTGATAAATCTGTTCTGAGTACTATCGTAGTTATGAAATACACAACGTTTAATCAACAAAGCGTCAATCCTCTCGTCGAGCCTATGTTTTTCGGTAATCCTGTTAACGTAGCCCGTTACGATCAGCAGAAGCACAGCATTTTCGAAAAACTCATTGAAAAACAAATCAGTTTCTTCTGGCGACCGGAAGAAGTTGACGTTACGCGTGACCGTGTAGACTTCCAGAAACTCACAGAGCCTGAGCAGCACATTTTTATTTCTAACCTGAAATATCAAACCTTGCTGGATTCCGTTCAGGGCCGCAGTCCGAATATTGCATTCCTGCCCATCGTGTCATTACCGGAACTGGAAACCTGGATTGAAACCTGGTCTTTCTTTGAGACGATTCACTCCCGTTCTTACACTCATATTCTTCGTAACCTGTTTTCCGATCCAAGTGCAATTTTTGAAGACATCGTGGTTAACGAGCAAATCAAGCGCCGTGCTGCTGATATTTCCAGAT encodes the following:
- the cmk gene encoding (d)CMP kinase encodes the protein MQLIPVVTVDGPSGAGKGTLSSLLAKELQWHFLDSGAIYRVLAVAALHHDLPVDDEASVVPLATGLDVSFETNGEANRIILEGEDVTDDIRTEQVGAVASQVAALPRVREALLRRQRAFQQAPGLVADGRDMGTVVFPDAVVKLFLTASAEARAERRYAQLKEKGMDVNIARLLTDIKARDERDTQRAVAPLVPAEDAVVIDSTHLDITQVFEKAMEVVRSKVR
- the aroA gene encoding 3-phosphoshikimate 1-carboxyvinyltransferase; translated protein: MEQLTLQPISRVDGEVNVPGSKSLSNRALLLAALAKGETTLTNLLDSDDIRHMLVALEKLGVTYTLSEDKTECTVTGIGGKFNVAGETELFLGNAGTAMRPLCAVLAASDVLVTLTGEPRMEERPIGDLVDALLEAGADVTYLKNAGYPPLKIAGKPLSAKEVNVDGSVSSQFLTAILMAAPLFASDTLIKIKGELVSKPYIDITLDTMAKFGIVVTNNDYASFEVRGNQTYTSPGRFMVEGDASSASYFLAAAAIKGGTVKVTGIGSKSIQGDVRFADVLEAMGAKVEWADESVTVTGAPLKGVDMDMNHIPDAAMTIATTALFAEGPTSIRNIYNWRVKETDRLHAMATELRKLGAEVDEGHDYITVQPLKSLKHAEIDTYNDHRVAMCFSLIALSDTPVTINDPRCTAKTFPDYFTRFATICH
- the gyrA gene encoding DNA topoisomerase (ATP-hydrolyzing) subunit A, encoding MTDNAKEILPINIEEELKNSYLDYAMSVIVGRALPDVRDGLKPVHRRVLFAMNELKNDFNKPYKKSARVVGDVIGKYHPHGDSAVYDTIVRMAQPFSLRYMLVDGQGNFGSVDGDSAAAMRYTEVRMAKIAHELLADLDKETVDFVPNYDGTEQIPEVLPTKVPNLLVNGSSGIAVGMATNIPPHNLTEVVNGCIAMIENPAVTVEELMQYIPGPDFPTAAMISGRKGIDDAYRTGRGKIYLRAKAEIETDSNGKETIIVNEIPYQVNKARLIEKIAELVKEKRIEGISALRDESDKDGMRIVVEVKRNESAEVLLNHLYANTQLQTVFGINMVALDNGQPKVFNLKEMLEAFILHRREVVTRRTVYELRKARDRAHILEGLAIALTNIDPIIELIKASPSPSEAKKALVAQGWNLGDVADMLERAGDDAARPDWLTPEFGIRDGKYYLTEQQAQAILDLRLHKLTGLEHEKILDEYKELLAIIAELLHILRSPERLMEVIREELEKVRDEFGDERRTEITAASHDIDIEDLIEQEDVVVTLSREGYVKYQKLTEYEAQRRGGKGKSATKMKDEDFIERLLVANTHDHILCFSTRGRLYWLKVYQLPFASRNARGKPIVNILPLENDERITAILPIKEFEEGKFVLMATANGTVKKTDLSLYSRPRSSGIIAVNLNEGDELIGVSITHGDDDIMLFSDEGKVVRFNEKLRDSETGEVKRDPETGEELQALRPMGRTATGVRGIKLQEGQRVVSLIVPRGDGAILTATENGYGKRTPLEDYPAKSRATQGVVSIKVSERNGKVVGAVQVDETDEIMLISNMGTLVRTRVGEVSTVGRNTQGVRLIRTADDEKVVGLQRIEEVIDEELELEEGGENTAEEVSANNDAAVSDSDKPTTEE
- the ihfB gene encoding integration host factor subunit beta — protein: MTKSELIERLADQARHIPAKDLELAIKEILEQMAQTLQKGERIEIRGFGSFSLHYRAPRVGRNPKTGDTVKLDGKYVPHFKPGKELRERVDSAVN
- the serC gene encoding 3-phosphoserine/phosphohydroxythreonine transaminase, which encodes MSNVFNFSAGPAMLPAEVMQQAQAEFLNWRDSGCSVMEVSHRGKDFIEVAATAEQDLRDLLAVPDNYKVLFAHGGGRGQFASVPLNISQTGDISLHMVTGSWSKGAVAEASKYNNAKVIGETIDIDGLKSVARVNAGDVDQNAAYLHFCPNETVDGIAFDWLPEAGKVPLVSDMSSCILSQPLDVAAHGIIYAGAQKNIGPSGLSVLIVRDDLIGKARKETPSIFDFELMANHDSMYNTPPTFSWYLAGLVFKWLKNNGGLSAMQKRNDEKAALLYSAIDNSDFYSNPVHPDNRSKMNVPFHLADDGLNQAFLEQAEAAGLKALKGHRSVGGMRASIYNAMPVEGVVALVEFMQQFEKQNG
- the rpsA gene encoding 30S ribosomal protein S1: MTENFAQLFEESLQELETRPGSIVKGTVVSIDKDIVLVDAGLKSESAIPADQFKNAEGELEIAVGDSVDVALDAVEDGFGETILSREKAKRHEAWVELEKAYEDKVTIKGVINGKVKGGFTVEVNSVRAFLPGSLVDVRPVRDTTHLEGKELEFKVIKLDAKRNNVVVSRRAVIEAESSAERETLLANLEEGHEIKGIVKNLTDYGAFVDLGGVDGLLHITDMAWKRVKHPSEIVNVGDEINVKVLKFDKDKQRVSLGMKQMGNDPWHDISQRYPEGTKISGQVTNLTDYGCFVEIEDGVEGLVHVSEMDWTNKNIHPSKVVSLGDTVEVMVLEIDEERRRISLGLKQCIANPWEEFAKSHEKGDKVSGKIKSITDFGIFIGLDGGIDGLVHLSDISWNKTGEDAVRDYKKGDEISAVVLQVDPERERISLGVKQIEEDPFNKYLTDNKKGAIVNGTVTAVDAKGVTVNLAEEVEGYIRVADLSRDRVEDASEVVNVGESIEAKFMGVDRKNRTVNLSVKAKDQADEKEAIDKVNQQEDAGFANAMAEAFKAAKGE